The following proteins are co-located in the Pontiella desulfatans genome:
- a CDS encoding NADPH-dependent FMN reductase — translation MKNILAFAGSNSSRSVNKQLLEHAEQRFKDQKITLINLPDFDAPIFSEDLEKEFGIPESIQKLREQFDSHDAYLIASPEHNGMMPAFFKNVMDWLSRMDGSVFQKKPVMLMSASPGPRGGQTNLANMKAVFPHWGASAVFADFFVGSFHQTYDAGEKAFTNPDDEQRLLSAILDYEAHLANE, via the coding sequence ATGAAAAACATATTGGCTTTCGCCGGCAGTAATTCCAGCCGTTCGGTTAACAAACAACTATTGGAGCATGCGGAACAGCGATTCAAGGATCAAAAGATAACCCTGATCAACCTGCCGGACTTCGATGCCCCGATCTTTTCGGAGGATCTTGAGAAGGAATTCGGAATCCCGGAGAGCATCCAAAAGCTGCGCGAACAGTTCGATTCACACGATGCCTACCTGATTGCCTCGCCGGAACACAACGGCATGATGCCCGCTTTTTTCAAGAACGTCATGGATTGGCTATCAAGGATGGACGGCTCGGTCTTCCAGAAAAAGCCCGTCATGCTTATGAGCGCATCCCCCGGGCCGCGAGGCGGACAAACCAACCTGGCCAACATGAAAGCCGTATTCCCCCATTGGGGAGCCTCCGCAGTGTTTGCCGACTTCTTTGTGGGTAGTTTCCACCAAACCTACGATGCTGGCGAAAAGGCCTTCACCAATCCGGACGACGAGCAACGACTGCTATCCGCCATTCTAGACTACGAAGCACATCTTGCAAACGAGTAA
- a CDS encoding DoxX family protein produces the protein MNALISTLLNIVGRLLFIGIFLMSALGNKIPKFNDVSAYMASEGVPALKLLLAGAIVFLVAGSLSVLMGYKARIGAALLMVFLLLATYWFHDFWTFDDPAQVQQQTISFMKNLALIGATLMIIAHGAGTPVLDSRK, from the coding sequence ATGAACGCATTGATCAGCACCCTGCTAAACATCGTTGGCCGGCTACTGTTCATCGGCATCTTCCTGATGAGCGCACTCGGGAACAAGATTCCCAAGTTCAACGATGTTTCGGCCTATATGGCATCGGAAGGCGTCCCTGCGCTGAAACTGCTCTTGGCCGGAGCCATTGTCTTCCTCGTTGCGGGGAGCCTTTCGGTTCTGATGGGCTACAAGGCAAGAATCGGAGCGGCATTGCTCATGGTATTCCTGCTGCTGGCGACCTATTGGTTCCACGACTTCTGGACATTCGACGATCCTGCACAGGTGCAACAGCAGACCATCTCATTCATGAAAAACTTGGCCCTCATCGGCGCGACGCTCATGATCATTGCACACGGAGCCGGAACGCCGGTCCTTGATTCCCGCAAATAG
- the ppnP gene encoding pyrimidine/purine nucleoside phosphorylase: MSEFNDVTVVREANVYFDGKVTSRTVVFGDGTKKTLGFMLAGDYSFDTGVAEIMEIIGGEMDVLLPGSTHWKTVKAGESFDVPANSKFDLVVKEYADYCCSYIEA; the protein is encoded by the coding sequence ATGTCAGAATTCAACGATGTAACGGTGGTTCGCGAGGCGAATGTCTATTTCGACGGCAAGGTGACGAGCCGGACGGTGGTGTTCGGGGATGGAACGAAGAAGACGCTGGGCTTCATGCTGGCCGGCGATTATTCGTTCGATACCGGTGTCGCGGAGATCATGGAAATCATCGGGGGCGAAATGGATGTGTTGCTGCCGGGGTCCACGCATTGGAAGACCGTCAAGGCCGGCGAGTCGTTCGATGTTCCCGCCAACTCCAAGTTTGATCTGGTGGTCAAGGAATACGCCGACTATTGCTGTAGCTATATTGAGGCATAA
- a CDS encoding Na+/H+ antiporter subunit B, whose amino-acid sequence MTSIIFRTATRYMFPPLLVFSVYVLLRGHHYPGGGFVGGLFAGSAFSLYALAFTVAEARSILRFDPRDITAAGLAVALLSGIPPLFSGNAFLTGTWWELPFMDLGTPLVFDVGVYLVVLGVLLTLVFALGEEE is encoded by the coding sequence ATGACCTCCATCATCTTCCGCACCGCCACGCGCTATATGTTTCCGCCACTGCTGGTTTTCTCGGTCTACGTGCTGCTGCGCGGCCACCATTATCCGGGCGGCGGCTTTGTTGGCGGGCTCTTCGCGGGATCGGCCTTTTCGCTGTATGCGCTGGCGTTCACCGTGGCCGAAGCCCGTTCCATCCTGCGGTTCGATCCGCGCGACATCACCGCGGCCGGCCTTGCCGTCGCGCTGCTCAGCGGCATCCCGCCGCTCTTTTCCGGCAACGCGTTCCTGACGGGGACGTGGTGGGAGCTGCCTTTCATGGATCTGGGCACGCCGCTCGTTTTCGACGTCGGCGTCTATTTGGTGGTGCTTGGCGTTTTGCTGACGCTCGTCTTTGCGCTAGGGGAGGAGGAATAG
- a CDS encoding cation:proton antiporter, protein MFRTALAAILLMVAPLGAALAEPSHAESADHAIEHVSGAHAEHAPAMEAHAAGAAHDEHAIAEEGHSITHMMMHLILQLAIIIVCAKVGGYLFHRFLKMPSVLGELASGMVIGPYALGGMITVPNLGILFAENHGFATSAELYGIATLASIILLFLAGLETDLAAFIRYSVVGSFVGLGGLVAAFVIGDLCAVMWPGNGIDSFMEPAALFLGVISVATSVGITARILAEKKKMASPEGVTILAGAVFDDVFGIITLAIVMGMAKVSMGEGVAWGPICMIALKAIGFFVIVTALGLIFSRKITAMIKRFKSKEIIVAICFGLALLLASLAEMAGLAMIIGAYIMGLALSRTDLAHEIEHHLEGVYNILVPIFFCVMGMMVDFTAMKPVLIFGSVYSVLAVFSKVIGCGVPAFLMKFNMRGSLRIGLGMLPRGEVALIVAGIGLAGGIIDQGIFGVAIMMTVVTTMLAPPLLVKSFEGGSGLRKEMEGGEEDIETIEIEFPSSDITEFLLNRFVRALQAEEFFVHHLHTDQPTYRVLKDDIAFTLIEEDNKLVINVPHANQHVARMILLEELLSLTDLLESTKQMKSVDEMGADLMGGMFA, encoded by the coding sequence ATGTTCCGAACCGCTCTCGCAGCAATCCTCCTAATGGTCGCGCCCTTGGGGGCGGCTCTCGCAGAACCCTCCCATGCCGAATCCGCGGATCATGCCATCGAGCATGTTTCCGGCGCCCATGCCGAACACGCTCCGGCCATGGAGGCGCATGCCGCCGGGGCCGCACACGATGAACATGCCATAGCCGAGGAGGGGCACAGCATCACCCACATGATGATGCACCTGATCCTGCAGCTGGCCATCATCATTGTTTGCGCCAAGGTCGGCGGCTACCTGTTCCACCGCTTCCTCAAGATGCCTTCCGTGCTCGGCGAGCTCGCTTCGGGCATGGTGATTGGCCCTTACGCCCTTGGCGGCATGATCACCGTGCCCAATCTCGGTATCCTGTTTGCGGAAAACCACGGCTTCGCCACCTCGGCCGAGCTGTACGGCATCGCCACGCTGGCCTCCATCATCCTGCTGTTCCTGGCGGGGCTCGAAACCGACCTCGCCGCGTTCATCCGCTATTCCGTAGTGGGTTCGTTCGTCGGACTAGGCGGACTGGTGGCCGCATTCGTGATTGGCGACCTCTGTGCCGTTATGTGGCCGGGCAATGGCATCGACAGCTTCATGGAGCCGGCGGCGCTGTTCCTCGGGGTGATCTCGGTGGCTACTTCGGTGGGGATTACCGCCCGAATCCTGGCGGAAAAGAAAAAGATGGCCTCGCCCGAGGGCGTAACCATCCTGGCCGGCGCGGTCTTCGACGACGTGTTCGGCATCATTACCCTCGCCATCGTCATGGGCATGGCCAAGGTCAGCATGGGCGAAGGCGTCGCCTGGGGGCCGATCTGCATGATCGCCCTGAAAGCCATCGGCTTTTTCGTGATTGTTACGGCGCTGGGGCTGATCTTCTCCCGCAAGATCACGGCGATGATCAAGCGCTTCAAGTCGAAGGAGATCATTGTGGCCATCTGCTTCGGCCTCGCCCTCCTGCTGGCCAGCCTGGCGGAGATGGCCGGCCTGGCAATGATCATCGGCGCCTACATCATGGGCCTGGCGCTTTCCCGCACCGACCTAGCCCACGAGATCGAGCACCATCTCGAAGGCGTCTACAACATCCTCGTTCCCATCTTTTTCTGCGTGATGGGCATGATGGTCGACTTTACCGCCATGAAACCCGTTCTCATCTTTGGCTCGGTTTATTCCGTTTTGGCCGTTTTCTCCAAGGTGATCGGCTGTGGAGTCCCGGCTTTCCTGATGAAGTTCAACATGCGCGGTTCGCTGCGTATCGGCCTGGGCATGCTACCGCGCGGCGAAGTGGCGCTGATCGTGGCCGGCATCGGCCTCGCCGGCGGCATCATCGACCAGGGCATCTTCGGCGTCGCCATCATGATGACCGTGGTCACCACCATGCTTGCGCCGCCATTGCTGGTTAAATCGTTCGAGGGCGGAAGCGGCCTGCGCAAGGAGATGGAAGGCGGCGAAGAGGACATCGAGACCATCGAAATCGAGTTTCCTTCGAGCGATATCACCGAGTTCCTGCTCAATCGTTTCGTGCGGGCGTTGCAGGCCGAGGAATTCTTCGTGCACCACCTGCACACCGACCAACCGACCTATCGCGTACTCAAGGACGACATCGCCTTCACGCTGATCGAGGAAGACAACAAGCTGGTCATCAATGTGCCGCATGCCAACCAGCATGTCGCCCGCATGATCCTGCTCGAAGAGCTGCTCTCGCTCACCGACCTGCTCGAGTCCACCAAGCAGATGAAGTCGGTCGATGAAATGGGCGCCGACCTTATGGGCGGCATGTTCGCCTAG
- a CDS encoding PTS sugar transporter subunit IIA — protein sequence MNLKKVLSPETVWVDLKADTKDGIIEEMIDRLVAAGKIKDRDAALEAVKERESKMSTGMQNGVAIPHGKTDAVKSLVAAVGLNKDGVDFDSMDGAPCTIFIMTVSPTKRTGPHIQFLAEVSRLISQPAEREKLLAAKTHGDIYEILTGK from the coding sequence ATGAATCTGAAAAAAGTGCTATCACCAGAAACGGTTTGGGTCGATCTCAAGGCCGACACCAAGGATGGAATCATCGAAGAGATGATCGATCGCCTTGTTGCGGCGGGAAAAATCAAGGATCGCGATGCCGCACTGGAAGCGGTTAAGGAGCGCGAGTCCAAAATGTCGACCGGCATGCAGAACGGGGTGGCGATTCCGCACGGCAAGACCGATGCGGTAAAATCGCTGGTGGCCGCCGTTGGGCTTAATAAGGATGGCGTCGATTTTGATTCAATGGATGGGGCGCCTTGCACGATCTTCATCATGACGGTTTCCCCCACCAAGCGCACCGGGCCACACATTCAGTTTCTGGCCGAAGTCAGCCGCCTGATCAGCCAACCCGCCGAGCGCGAAAAGTTGCTGGCCGCCAAGACCCACGGCGATATCTACGAAATCTTGACAGGAAAATAG
- a CDS encoding Na+/H+ antiporter subunit E — MQLFVTNVLISLLWALLTGKVSVGNLAVGFVLGYVALTLLHSEKEERKNSYFRKSLQIVRFALFFTKELVVSSWRVARDVIKPLPEMRPGVVGIPIDAETDLEITLLANVISLTPGTLSLDVSPDRKTLYIHAMYVINPDDLRKEIKEGLERRLLELLR, encoded by the coding sequence ATGCAACTCTTCGTCACCAACGTCCTGATATCGCTGCTCTGGGCGCTGCTCACCGGGAAGGTGTCGGTCGGCAACCTGGCGGTCGGCTTTGTGCTGGGCTATGTTGCGCTGACGCTGCTCCATTCGGAGAAGGAGGAACGGAAGAATTCCTATTTCCGGAAATCGCTGCAGATTGTCCGCTTCGCGCTCTTCTTTACCAAGGAGCTGGTTGTCTCGTCTTGGCGCGTTGCCCGGGATGTCATCAAGCCGCTGCCCGAAATGCGCCCCGGCGTGGTCGGTATTCCAATCGATGCCGAGACCGACTTGGAGATTACCTTGCTGGCCAACGTGATCTCGCTGACCCCCGGGACGTTGAGTCTCGATGTTTCGCCGGATCGGAAGACGCTCTACATCCATGCGATGTACGTGATCAATCCCGACGACCTGCGCAAGGAAATCAAGGAAGGCCTCGAGCGCCGCCTGCTGGAGCTGCTGCGATGA
- a CDS encoding proton-conducting transporter transmembrane domain-containing protein, which yields MTLLPSLPITIPLAGAVLCMLFRRSIAVQKAIAFCTSAIILLTSLCIMAHTKNGTIAVMNVGSWQAPFGITLAIDMLSSVMLVLVGLLAVGVSAYACFDLDRPRMQLGFFPLMLILLMGVNGAFVTGDLFNLYVWFEVLLTASFILLALGGERQQLEGSIKYVALNLLSSALFLAGIGILYGMAGTLNMAELAHLVQEGGRGGLVTMVAVMFMMAFGIKCGMFPLYFWLPASYPTPPAAVTALFSGLLTKVGVYSLIRVFTLIFDTDPDFLHGMILAGAGLTMLSGVLAAAAQYEMRKILAVHIVSQIGYIVMGLGLFTKLALTGTIVYLIHVIIVKTNLFLVAGAINRIKGTYDLHKLGGLYKEKPGLSILFIISAMSLAGVPPLSGFFAKLTLIIAGLRAESWLIVVVALGVSLLTLYSMTKIWTYVFWKPAPEPLPDLDPMSKGKWFVFLLPMIGYTILTIAIGVFAGPIFDYADAAAGQLMNPQGYIDAVLGGAK from the coding sequence ATGACCCTTCTACCATCGCTCCCCATCACGATTCCGCTCGCCGGCGCGGTGCTTTGCATGCTCTTCCGCAGGAGCATTGCCGTGCAGAAGGCGATCGCCTTCTGCACCTCGGCCATCATTTTGCTGACGTCCCTCTGCATCATGGCCCACACCAAAAATGGCACCATTGCCGTAATGAATGTCGGCAGTTGGCAGGCCCCGTTCGGCATCACGTTGGCGATCGACATGCTTTCGAGCGTCATGCTGGTGCTGGTTGGCCTGCTGGCGGTCGGGGTTTCGGCCTATGCCTGCTTCGATCTCGACCGGCCGCGCATGCAGCTCGGTTTCTTCCCGCTCATGCTCATTTTGCTGATGGGCGTCAACGGTGCGTTCGTGACCGGCGACCTGTTCAACCTCTACGTCTGGTTCGAGGTGCTGCTGACCGCCTCCTTCATTCTTTTGGCGCTCGGCGGCGAGCGGCAGCAGCTGGAGGGGTCGATCAAGTATGTTGCGCTCAACCTGCTCTCGTCGGCGCTGTTCTTGGCGGGCATCGGTATTCTCTACGGCATGGCCGGCACGCTCAACATGGCCGAGCTCGCGCACCTGGTCCAGGAGGGCGGGCGCGGCGGGCTCGTCACGATGGTGGCGGTGATGTTCATGATGGCCTTCGGCATCAAGTGCGGCATGTTCCCGCTTTATTTCTGGTTGCCGGCATCCTACCCAACCCCGCCCGCCGCCGTCACCGCGCTCTTTTCCGGCCTGCTCACCAAGGTCGGCGTCTACTCGCTCATCCGCGTCTTCACGCTGATCTTCGACACCGACCCCGATTTCCTGCACGGCATGATTCTCGCCGGGGCCGGGCTGACGATGCTCTCCGGCGTTTTGGCCGCCGCCGCGCAATACGAGATGCGCAAGATTCTCGCCGTGCACATCGTCAGCCAGATCGGCTACATCGTGATGGGCCTGGGCCTCTTCACTAAACTGGCGCTCACGGGCACCATCGTCTATCTCATCCACGTCATCATCGTGAAAACCAACCTTTTCCTCGTCGCCGGTGCCATCAACCGCATCAAGGGAACCTACGACCTGCACAAACTCGGCGGACTCTATAAGGAGAAGCCCGGCCTCTCGATCCTCTTCATCATTTCCGCCATGTCGCTGGCCGGCGTGCCGCCGCTTTCCGGTTTCTTTGCCAAGCTCACGCTCATCATCGCGGGGTTGCGGGCGGAATCGTGGTTGATTGTTGTGGTTGCGCTCGGCGTCAGCCTGCTCACGCTCTATTCCATGACCAAGATCTGGACGTATGTCTTCTGGAAACCCGCGCCCGAACCGCTGCCCGACCTCGATCCCATGTCCAAGGGCAAGTGGTTCGTCTTCCTGCTTCCGATGATCGGCTACACCATCCTCACCATCGCCATCGGCGTTTTCGCCGGCCCGATCTTCGACTATGCCGATGCCGCCGCCGGGCAGCTCATGAATCCACAGGGCTATATCGACGCCGTCCTCGGAGGTGCGAAATGA
- a CDS encoding putative monovalent cation/H+ antiporter subunit A, producing MFAFLTICFVAALVAPIVHRYFPRHTGAVLSVAPLAMFVWLLTQLAGVMHGHPVEQGLVWIEKLGLELAFRLDGLSMLFALIISGIGTLVILYAQGYFKGHPQQGRFLMYIIAFMASMLGVVLADHLLLVFIFWELTSFTSYLLIGFNHESADARNAALQAMLVTVLGGLFLLAGMILLADAAGTWRLSEIIQRGHAIVEHQHYLPILILVCIGAFTKSAQFPFHFWLPNAMQAPTPASAYLHSSTMVKAGVYLLARLHPALGHTDEWMLILTTIGTTTFLLGAIMALGQHVLKRLLAYTTVSALGAMVMLLGVGTKYTIKAMAAFVLAHAFYKATLFMVAGGITHETGGETSIDKLGGLRKAMPFSFACALLAGLSMGGFPPFFGFVAKETWLHALGDHPLLIAATVVGGAAYVLVGLSTGLKPFIGKMPEGLHAHEVPLSMRIGPMVLGLGGLVLAFFCGTIGHALVEPAATAIYAKPLEVHLHLWAGFNKYLVISLVTLAIGTGCYLARPFFVKVAERLRPITRFGPDAVYQLKLNSVLRFAAWQTRVMQTGILRDYIRVTVLSVVALVGAAFYRAGGFQRWENLSPISPRIALVAMLMIAAAFATTYSKSRLRSILSMGVVGYSMAMLFTFFGAPDLAMTQLVIETLTVILLALAFYHLPPFSHGSTKRTRAIDVAIASGAGVMVTLLVLAALHVQTPTPVSDYYLDHSYKDAHGRNVVNVILVDFRALDTLGEITVLTIAALGAYALLKLRPGRRRDALVALPRDSGEGTASTKEGQP from the coding sequence ATGTTTGCATTTTTGACCATTTGTTTTGTTGCGGCGCTGGTTGCTCCGATAGTGCATCGGTATTTTCCAAGGCACACGGGGGCAGTGCTTTCCGTTGCGCCGTTGGCCATGTTTGTTTGGCTTTTGACGCAGTTGGCGGGTGTAATGCACGGGCATCCGGTCGAGCAAGGCTTGGTTTGGATTGAAAAGCTGGGTTTGGAGCTGGCCTTCCGCCTGGATGGGCTCTCCATGCTGTTTGCGCTGATCATCAGCGGCATCGGAACGCTGGTTATTCTCTATGCGCAGGGCTATTTCAAGGGGCATCCGCAACAGGGCCGCTTCCTGATGTATATCATCGCTTTCATGGCTTCCATGCTCGGCGTTGTGCTGGCCGACCACCTTTTGCTCGTTTTTATCTTCTGGGAATTGACCAGTTTCACCTCCTACCTGCTGATCGGCTTCAACCACGAGAGCGCCGATGCCCGCAACGCCGCGCTGCAGGCCATGCTGGTGACCGTGCTGGGAGGCCTCTTCCTGCTGGCCGGCATGATTCTGCTGGCCGATGCCGCCGGCACGTGGCGCCTTTCCGAAATCATCCAACGGGGCCATGCAATTGTTGAGCATCAACATTATTTGCCGATCCTGATCCTGGTTTGCATCGGCGCCTTCACCAAGTCGGCCCAGTTCCCGTTCCATTTCTGGCTGCCCAACGCCATGCAGGCGCCGACGCCCGCCAGTGCCTACCTGCACTCCTCCACCATGGTCAAGGCGGGGGTCTACCTGCTTGCCCGCCTGCATCCGGCCCTGGGGCATACGGACGAGTGGATGCTGATCCTCACGACCATCGGCACCACGACCTTCCTGCTCGGGGCCATCATGGCGCTGGGGCAGCACGTGCTCAAGCGCCTGCTCGCCTACACCACCGTCTCCGCCCTGGGCGCCATGGTCATGTTGCTCGGCGTTGGAACCAAATACACCATCAAGGCCATGGCCGCCTTCGTGCTCGCCCATGCCTTCTATAAAGCAACGCTCTTCATGGTCGCCGGCGGCATCACCCACGAAACCGGCGGCGAAACCTCCATCGACAAGCTCGGCGGCCTGCGCAAGGCCATGCCGTTCTCGTTCGCCTGCGCCCTGTTGGCCGGCCTCTCCATGGGCGGCTTCCCTCCCTTCTTCGGATTCGTGGCCAAGGAAACCTGGCTGCATGCGCTCGGCGACCATCCCTTGCTGATTGCCGCCACCGTGGTTGGCGGCGCGGCCTATGTGCTGGTTGGTTTATCAACCGGTCTAAAACCGTTCATTGGAAAAATGCCCGAAGGATTGCATGCCCACGAGGTGCCGCTATCCATGCGCATCGGGCCCATGGTGCTCGGACTCGGCGGTCTCGTGCTGGCCTTCTTCTGCGGAACCATCGGCCATGCGCTGGTCGAACCGGCCGCCACCGCGATCTATGCCAAACCCCTCGAAGTGCATCTGCACCTGTGGGCCGGCTTCAATAAATATCTTGTGATCAGCCTCGTTACCCTCGCCATCGGAACCGGCTGCTATCTCGCCCGCCCGTTCTTCGTGAAGGTTGCCGAGCGGCTCCGCCCCATCACCCGCTTCGGGCCGGATGCGGTCTATCAACTGAAGCTTAATTCCGTCCTCAGGTTTGCCGCGTGGCAGACGCGCGTTATGCAGACCGGCATCTTGCGCGACTATATCCGCGTGACCGTCCTTTCGGTGGTCGCCCTGGTGGGGGCGGCCTTCTACCGCGCCGGCGGCTTCCAGCGGTGGGAAAACCTGTCGCCCATTTCACCACGCATTGCGCTGGTTGCCATGCTGATGATCGCGGCCGCATTTGCCACCACCTATTCCAAATCGCGCCTGCGGTCGATCCTGTCGATGGGCGTCGTCGGCTACAGCATGGCGATGCTCTTCACCTTTTTCGGCGCGCCCGACCTGGCCATGACGCAGCTGGTGATCGAAACGTTGACCGTCATCCTGCTCGCGCTCGCGTTCTACCACCTGCCGCCCTTCAGTCATGGCTCGACCAAACGGACGCGCGCGATCGATGTCGCCATCGCCTCCGGCGCCGGGGTCATGGTCACGCTGCTGGTGCTCGCGGCGTTGCATGTGCAGACGCCCACGCCCGTTTCGGACTACTACCTCGACCATAGCTACAAAGACGCGCACGGCCGCAACGTCGTCAACGTCATCCTCGTCGACTTCCGCGCGCTCGACACCCTGGGCGAAATCACCGTGCTCACCATCGCCGCGCTCGGGGCCTATGCCCTGCTGAAGCTGCGCCCGGGTCGTAGACGCGACGCCCTCGTCGCGTTGCCGCGCGACAGCGGTGAGGGCACCGCTTCTACGAAGGAGGGGCAGCCATGA
- the mnhG gene encoding monovalent cation/H(+) antiporter subunit G produces MIREILVSIFLLAGGVLSIVAAVGVIRLPDLFCRMHAATKTGTVGVSAIVIGMMIHFGNITVTSRGVLVIAFFLLTAPVAAHMIGRAAYRSGVALWILTRIDEWKTHGEMEQDD; encoded by the coding sequence ATGATCCGCGAAATCCTCGTCTCCATCTTCCTGCTCGCCGGCGGCGTCCTCTCCATCGTCGCCGCCGTCGGCGTGATCCGCCTGCCCGACCTCTTCTGCCGCATGCACGCCGCCACCAAGACCGGGACGGTCGGCGTCAGCGCCATCGTCATCGGCATGATGATCCATTTCGGCAACATCACCGTCACCTCGCGCGGCGTGCTCGTGATCGCATTTTTCCTGCTCACCGCCCCCGTCGCCGCGCACATGATCGGCCGTGCCGCCTACCGCTCCGGCGTCGCCCTCTGGATCCTCACCCGCATCGACGAGTGGAAAACCCATGGCGAAATGGAACAAGACGATTGA
- a CDS encoding monovalent cation/H+ antiporter complex subunit F, whose amino-acid sequence MVELVCPLVMLMLTVAFAAAFVRVVIGPTLSDRVIALDMAATIVVALILTHCVQSGSFYYIPAAISIALLSFIGTVVLAIYISRGGAE is encoded by the coding sequence ATGGTTGAGCTTGTTTGCCCGCTTGTGATGCTGATGCTCACCGTTGCTTTTGCGGCGGCGTTTGTCCGCGTGGTCATTGGCCCCACGCTGTCCGACCGCGTCATCGCGCTCGACATGGCCGCCACCATCGTGGTGGCCCTGATTCTCACGCACTGCGTACAGTCGGGCTCGTTCTACTACATCCCCGCCGCCATCAGTATTGCGCTGCTCTCCTTCATCGGCACCGTCGTGCTGGCCATCTACATCAGCCGGGGAGGTGCCGAATGA
- a CDS encoding AAA family ATPase — MFSSQFIREVLLRRELVESFDRYPFSLPAVRSLKSIELHPQVTFIIGENGTGKSTLLEAIAVAMGFNPEGGTANFSFSTRASHSELHDHLRISRGIEKPSDGFFLRAESFFNVATEIERMDAEPAFGPPVIDSYGGVSLHEQSHGESFLALVMNRFGGNGIYILDEPEAALSPQRQLTVLARMHDLVAERSQFLIATHSPIMMAYPGAWIYQCTPNGLERIEYRETEHYQVTHDFLANPERVFRQLFGE, encoded by the coding sequence ATGTTTTCATCCCAATTCATTCGTGAAGTCCTCTTGCGCAGGGAATTGGTCGAGTCGTTCGACCGCTATCCCTTCAGCCTGCCGGCGGTGCGCTCGTTGAAGAGCATCGAGCTGCATCCGCAGGTCACGTTCATCATCGGGGAAAACGGAACGGGTAAATCCACCCTGCTGGAGGCCATCGCCGTGGCCATGGGGTTCAATCCGGAAGGGGGTACCGCCAACTTTTCGTTCAGCACCCGCGCCTCCCATTCGGAGCTGCACGACCATCTGCGCATCAGCCGGGGCATCGAAAAACCGAGCGATGGGTTTTTCCTGCGCGCCGAAAGCTTCTTCAACGTCGCCACCGAAATCGAACGCATGGATGCGGAGCCGGCCTTCGGGCCGCCGGTCATCGATTCCTATGGCGGGGTATCGCTTCATGAGCAATCGCACGGCGAATCGTTTCTTGCGTTGGTGATGAATCGCTTTGGCGGAAACGGGATCTATATTCTCGACGAACCCGAGGCCGCCCTTTCCCCCCAGCGGCAGCTCACCGTGCTCGCACGCATGCACGACCTGGTTGCCGAGCGCTCGCAGTTCCTTATTGCAACGCACTCGCCGATCATGATGGCCTATCCGGGTGCCTGGATCTACCAGTGCACCCCCAACGGCCTGGAGCGGATCGAATACCGGGAAACCGAACACTACCAGGTCACCCACGATTTCCTCGCGAATCCCGAGCGGGTGTTCCGCCAGCTGTTTGGGGAGTAG
- a CDS encoding HU family DNA-binding protein: MGKPMTKSQIIAAVAEKADISKVQAKDALDGLAELAYEGAADGFTIPGIGKLVKVDRAARSGRNPATGETIQIPAKTVLKFRIAKAAKDAVL, translated from the coding sequence ATGGGAAAACCTATGACCAAATCGCAGATCATCGCAGCAGTAGCTGAAAAAGCAGACATTTCTAAAGTTCAGGCCAAGGACGCCCTCGACGGCCTCGCTGAGCTCGCATATGAAGGCGCAGCAGACGGATTCACCATTCCTGGTATCGGTAAGCTCGTTAAGGTTGACCGCGCAGCCCGTTCCGGCCGCAACCCAGCCACCGGCGAAACCATTCAGATTCCGGCCAAGACCGTTCTGAAGTTCCGCATCGCGAAAGCAGCCAAGGACGCTGTACTCTAA
- a CDS encoding Na+/H+ antiporter subunit C, which translates to MEVVLALVIGVLYGAGLYLMMRRNLVQLIIGLGLLSHGANLLIFTAGGLRETGAPILAEGEKHFAAMPADPLPQALILTAIVISFAVTAFALVLFLRTYQTVGTDDVDRMKETDT; encoded by the coding sequence ATGGAAGTCGTCCTCGCCCTTGTGATTGGCGTGCTCTACGGAGCCGGGCTCTACCTCATGATGCGCCGCAACCTGGTGCAGCTGATCATCGGCCTGGGCCTGCTCAGCCACGGCGCCAACCTGCTGATCTTCACGGCCGGCGGCCTGCGCGAAACCGGTGCGCCGATCTTGGCCGAGGGCGAAAAGCATTTCGCCGCCATGCCCGCCGACCCGCTGCCGCAGGCGCTGATCCTAACGGCCATCGTGATCAGCTTCGCCGTTACCGCCTTTGCGCTGGTGCTGTTCCTGCGCACCTACCAGACCGTCGGCACCGACGATGTGGACCGGATGAAGGAGACCGACACATGA